GGGCGCACTTCAAGCTGATCCGGGAGGAAGCTGAGTCAGCGCCGGCTTTCGCCTCCCGCGGCATGCATCCGCCGCTACCGCGCTGGGGCCTTCACTCCGTGCGTCGCCGCCGAGTTGAAGCGATGCAATGCGAAGCGCTCCAACGACTCGTGCCGACCTCCGCCTGTTACTTCGTCGGCCACGACCGTGGCCAAGTGCGCAGAGAGAGTGACCCCGCTGTGGGTACCGATCGCGTAGATCCGATTCGCGGGATCGATCCAGTCGGCGATCGTGAGCCCGTCCTCAGGGAGGACTCGTTTGCCGAGACTCACTGACTCGGTCGACGCCTCGCGGAGCGACGGATACAGGCGTCGAACCCGCTCAAGCAGCAGGTTCGGTACGGACCAGATTTCTGGATCGTTGATCCCCCACATTCCGCCGGTCGGATGATCCGCGAAGGTCACGCCGCCGTTGCGGGCAGGGCGCACGGCGATGCCGGTTGCCCTCACGAAATGCCGGGGTCCGAAGGCAACTGGTCCGGTGCTGCTGATGATGCCGACGGAGGCCCCAGGGCTTCCAGCGGCGTCTGCGTTTCCTTCCGGATCGATCAGAGGGAAATCGAGGCCGGCTGAACGGGCGATGGAGGGTGTGCCGTTGCCCGCAGCGATGATGACGGCGTTCGCCGTGTGGGAGCGTTCGGTGCCGTCGGCGGCGACGGTGCGCACGATGCTGCCGTCGAGCCCGACGACTTTCTCGAACGGGAAGTACTGGGCACCTCGTGCAATTGAGTGTTCCAGCAGGCTGGCGCACATCGTCGGCACGTCAAGCCAGCCTTCGCGCGGGTAGACGGCCCCTGCGACCACGACGTCGGGGTCAATTCCGGGCTCCAGTTCGAGCACCTCGCTTCGCGTCAGCATCCTGGCGCCGTACGCAGGCAACGCAGCGTTGCTGACGTTGCGCTCCAGTTGGGATGCTTCGTCGCCAGAGGCCGCGACTTGCAGCATTCCTGTCTGGTGGAACCAGCGGGCACCCAGCGCGCTTGCCCGCTCGTGGGCCTGCAGGCCGAGATAGTTGAGTTGGCGGTACTCGTCCGGCGACTTGCTGTTCGCGTTGATCCAGGCGAACGTCGCCGCGCTGGTGCCTGAGGCGGCCTCGCCGGCGTCGATCAGCGCTACCGCGTGCCCACGCCGGCTGAGCTCGTCCGCCAGTGAGCAGCCGATGACGCCCGCGCCCACGACGATGAAACTACTTCTGCTTGACATCCGGTGACTCCTACAGGGTTCCAACGGAAGCGAAGAACTTCCTCGCACGGGGCGTGGTGGGGTTGTGCAGCAGGTCCGACGGGGCGCCTGTCTCGATCACGCGGCCGGCGTCCATCATCACGATCTCGTCTGCGACCTCTTCCGCGAATCGCATCTCGTGAGTGACGACGAGCATCGTGGATCCAGCGTCTGCCAGCCCACGCATGACCGTCAGCACCTCGTTGACCAGCTCGGGATCGAGCGCGCTCGTCGGCTCATCGAAGAGAAGGATCTGTGGCTCCATTGCCAGGGCCCTCGCGATCGCGACTCGCTGCTGCTGGCCACCGGACAGCTCGCTCGGGTAGTGGTCCGCACGGTCGCCAAGGCCCACTTGGTCCAGATGCCGGCGCGCAGCCGCATGCGCGTCCTTCTTCCCCGCCCGCCGGACGAGCATCGGCCCGATGGCGACGTTCTCGAGCGCCGTGTAGTTGGGGAAGAGGTTGAAGTGCTGGAAGACCATGCCGAAGTTCAGCGTCTGCCGCCGTGCGACCGATCCGCTGACTGGCACACGGTGACCGCCTTTGATCTCGTGGCCGATCATCGCTCCTTTAAGGAAGATCGCGCCGCCATCGAGCGCCTCCATCATGTTGATCGTTCGCAACAGCGTGCTCTTGCCGGAGCCGGAGGGCCCGACGATGCAGGTGACCGATCCGGCTTCGATGTCGAGACTCACGTCGTCGACGGCCTTCAGCTCACCAAAGTGCTTGCTGACATGCAGCAGTCGGAGGAGCGGCTCGGAGTCAGAGGACGGCATTGTTGGCTCCTGTGGCGGTGGCAGGCTGGTTCTTCTTCGCTTTGGCGGGGGTGCGGCGGATGTAGCCGCGACCAAAGTGCTTCTCGAGCTGGGACTGCCCGACCATGGCGAGGCTGGTGAGGACGAGGTACCAGATCACCGCGACGGTGAGCAGAGGGATCGTCTCGAAGTTGCGGGCATAGATCGTCTGCACCGTCGTCAGCAGCTCTGTGTAGCCGATCACGGAGACCAGGGATGTGCTCTTGAAGATGGTGATGACCTCGTTCGCCATCGACGGGGTGATGACTCGGATCAGCTGAGGCCCGAGGATCTTCTGGTAGGCGAGCACCGGCGGCAGTCCCAGCGCCTTGCACGCCTCAAACTGGCCCGAGTGCAGCGCAAGCACTCCGCCACGGATGATCTCCGCAGAGTAGGCGCCCAGATAGATCGCGAGGCCGATGATGGCGGCGCTGAATCTCGAGACGAGCTCGTTCGTCGGCACCTCGAAGATGCTCGGCCCGAACGGTATGCCGATGCCGAAGGTCGGCACCAGGGCGCCCCAGAAGAACACCAGGAGCAGCATCACGAGCGGGGGCATGGCCCGCATGAGCCAGATGTAGAGCACAGCAAAGGTTCTGAGCACGACGAGGTCGGACATTCGGCACCAGGCGGTGAGCACGCCGAGGACTAGCCCGAGAGCCGTGGTGAGGACGGTCAGAACGATCGTGTTCAGGAGCCCTGTCAGCACCACCTGGCTGAAGAGATAGGCGAAAACCAAGTCCCAGTTCCAGTTCGCGTTGAACACGAACAGCTCGACGAGGACGACTCCGATGTAGACGGCGAGCACGACGGTCACCCAGTGCCCGATGCCGACTCGCGGCTTGATCGGCAAGCTGGCGAGAGACTGCGGCGAGCGGGCGTCCAACCGAAGCCCGAGCGTCGTTGGAGTGGAGCTCACGATCAGCGCTCGATGGAGATGTCGCTGTTGATGGCCATCTCGGGCAGCGCCAGCTCCTGGAGGCCCCACCGTTGGAGCAGGGCGTCGTAGGTGCCGTCCTCAACGAGATGGAGCAGCGCGGCCTGCAGGGCGTCCCGCAACTCTGGGTTGTCCTTGTGGATGCCGATGCCGAGGATGCTCGTGTGTTCCTCATAGACAACCTGGAACGCATCCGGGTTGACTTGCGCGTTGTATGCGACCTGGGGGTAGTCGCCCCAGAATGCATCGGCTTCACCGCTCTGCACCGAGAGGATGCCGGCGGCGGAGTCGTTGTATCCGTTCACCGAGATCGCCGGCTCACCCGCTGTCTCGCAGTCGGCGGAGACCGTCTCGAGGCTCACCTGCTGCGACGTGCCGCGCGCGAAGCCCACACTGAGGCCGCAGAGATCTTCCAGCGTGATCTCCTCGGCTTCGAACGTTGTGCTCGTGATGATGCCGGTGCCGTTGTGCAGGTAGTCGATGAAGTCGATGTGCGTCTGGCGTTCGACGAAGTCGGCGACCGATGCGATCGCGTCGAATCGCTGCGCTTCGAGGCCCGGCACCATCGCGTCGAACGTGCCCTCCTGGAACTCCGGCTGGAGGTCGAGCACGCGCGCGGCGGCGCGCAAGAGGTCAGGATTGAAGCCTGCGATGTTGCCTTCGTCGTCAACGAATTTGATGGGTTCCACGTCGGCATTGATGGAGATGGTGAATCCGCCACGCTCGCGATATTCGGCGGGCACCATCGCGGCGATCTCCTCCACCGTCTGCACCGCAGCGACGATGTCGTCCTCTGCGGCAGGGCCACTCGCTCCGTCTATCGATGGATTGGCACATCCGCCAAGCAGGCCGACGAGGGCGAGTCCTGCGATGGCCCCTGCGAATTTACGCTTCATTGAGTTCCTCCATGGGGTCTGAATCAGTTGGTGGTTCGTGCGACTTCGAGCGGGCAAGATCAACTCGGCTGGCTCTCGGGGTCCGAGTACTCGATGTAGAACTCCATTGCGCCGGGCCGCAGATAGTAGGCAGCAGACTCCGCAATGCGGCCGTCTGACTGCCACATCATGCGGCGGCGCTTCAAGACACAGATGCCTGGCTCGATGTCGAGCAGAGACGCGATCGGCCCTTCCAGCAGAACCGGGTCGAAGTACATTCGCGAACGCGCGATCGCCACGCCTTGGTCGGCGAAGTACTGCCGCACGGAGACGTCCTCAAGCGCTTCGTCGAGCAGCTCCGGCGTGAGCCGGAACGGGAGCACGGCGATCTCGACGACCAACGGCTCGTCGGTCTGCACGTCGTGACGCACGCGGATGAGTTCGATCACCGGTTCGTTCGTGTCGACGCCGGGCAGCTCGGCGTGGGCCTTGCCCGCCGGCATCACCGAGGCGGACACGACCCGCATCCGCCCGGGAATCTCCGTCGCGCCGATGCGCGGATCGACGGACCGCATGACGTTGATCTGTCGGGCCCCCTCAGCGACATGCGTCCCGACACGCTTCCGTCGTGTGACGAGGCCGGCGAGCGCGAGCTCATTGAGCACGCGTTGAGCGACGGAGCGGCTCACCCCATGCTGTTCCTGCAACTCCGCTTCGGTTGGCAGCTTCGCGCCGGGCGCGAGCTCGCCCGAGGCGATCTGGGCCTCGAGGTTGGCTCTGATCTGCAGGTAGCGTGGCGTCGACATGCAATGACCGTACATTCATGCAATTGACCGGTCAATAGGTGTTACCGGATCGTGACCGTCGCCACACTGACCCGGTTGGCCCACGGCTGACGGCCCGCTTTGCTGCAGCGGATCGGCCAAGGGCCGCGCTGATCGCTTCGCGTCGGCCGGCCGAATCGACGTTCTCCACAGGCGCCGCTCACGCGCCTTCGCGTGTGGGCGGCACCTGGTTCACTGCATGCATGTCGACGGATGCGGTGCAGCAGCCGGGCGCGGAGAGCGGCCCGGAGTGGCTGCGTGGGCCGCGGCCGGCAGAGCTCGCAGCCGCGCTCGAGTCGACCGAGCCGGAGGCGGCTCCCGCGCCGGTGACGGCCCGTGCGGTCGCGGAGACCGCGATCCGCGCGCTGGTGGAGGTCGATGCGGCGATCGCATCCCTGCAGGCGATGCGCACGCAGCTGCTGGCCGGCATCGGTCATGTGGCGATCGACGATGCACTCGCCGAGCGGCTGGATCCGGCGGTCGGGCTGCGGGATGACGCGTGCGAGATCGGGCTGCTGCAGCGGCGCTCCGACCGCACGGTCGAGGGCGAGCTGACGCAGTCGATGCTGCAGATGGAGCGCTGGCCTGCCACGATCGCCGCCTGGGGTCGGGCGAGCATCCACCGCGGCCACGTGCGCGTGATCGAAGACATCGGAGCGCCGCTGCGAGATGCGGCAGAGCGGGCCGCCTTTGAGGCGGCGCTTATCCCGCAGGCCGAGCAGACCACGCCCGGTCGGCTGCGGATGCTCGCCCGACGCGAGCTCGAGCAGTACCTGACCGAGCCGCTCGCGGCCCGGCATGCAGAGGCGCGCACGCAGCGCGATGTGACGGTGACCGACCTCGACCACGGCATGAGCATGGTGCGGGGGCTGCTGCCGACGGTGCTCGCCCACGGCATCGTCGACCGGCTCACGCAGATGGCGCGAGCGACAGGTGCCGACGACCCGCGGTCGTTCGCCGAGCTGCGTGCCGACCTGTTCGCCGATCTGCTGCTGACGGCCGACCCGAATGGCGCGGCGATCGCGGGCATCACGGCGCTCGTCTCGGTGGTGATCCCGACCAACGTGCTGCTCGGCGACGACCAGCAGACGGGTGACGACGCGGTGGCGCGGCTGTCGAACGGCGCACCGATCGATCCTGAGACCGCCAGGCTGCTCGCCGGCCGCACGAAGCTGTGGACGCGGCTGTTCACCGACCCGCTGCGCGGGCACGTGGTCGCCGTCGACAGCTACAAGCCGTCGCGCCGGCTGCGGGCACTGCTCAGAGCGCGCGATCAGCACTGCAGATGGCCCGGCTGCACCGCGAAGGCGGTGCGGTGCGACATCGATCACACCGTCCCCTGGGCCGCGGAGGGCAAGACCGAGCACGGCAACCTCGCCCACCTCTGCCGCCGGCACCACGTGCTCAAGGGCGCGCAGCTCTCCGGCGCTCGCCGGTGGAAGGTGGAGCAGGTCACGCCCGGCGTGCTCGCCTTCACCTCACCGACGGGCGAGGTCTACATCGACCAGCCGCCGCAGGTGGGGCCCGTGTTCGGTGAGCGTGCACCCGAAGCTGCGCCCGAGCCGGCATGGGGTGCAGTCGTCGCTGGTGCCCAGCGGGTCGACCTGCCCTTCTGAGGCCGCGCTCGCTCGGCCCATGAGCCTGCGGTCACCCGGCCTGCGGTCGCCCGGTCTGCGACGCCAGAGTCGCTTGACCTACGAGCCTGCGTCGGCGGTGCCCGGCTCGATGCGCCGCAGGAACTCGTCCGCCGCCGCGAGCTGTCCGGCGAGCTTCTCGCGGCGCTCGTGCGATTCCGTGCGGAAGTAGTCGGCGCGGTCCGCAGCCATGCCATCCAGCGGCGCCTCGGGTGAGACATCGAGCGCTCGCGCGAGCTCGCCCATCTCCTCGAGCGAGAAGCCGAGCGGCTTCATGCGCATGATCAGCCGCACCCGCTGCTCGTCGTCACCGGTGTAGAGCCGGAAGCCGCCCTCGGTGCGACCGGATGCGTGCACGAGGCCGACCTCGTCCCAGTGCCGCAGCGTGCGCAGCGACAGACCGGTGCGCTCCGCCAGCTCGCCGATGTGCATGATCGCTCCCGCCATTCCACAGTCCTGCCTCAACTCTACCGTCACGTTAGGGTAGAGTCGTGCCGGTCGCACTCGCGACCACGCCATCCATTCTCGCCTGTCAGCTGGATGTGCACCGCGCGACGACGCGCCCCACACTTCCCCGCAGCGGCATGCCGCGCGATCCTCCAAGGAGTCCCATGACCATCGCCACCCGCGAGCGCACTCGCTACCGCGACAACCCATCCGTCCTCACCGTCTTCAAGAGCCCGCGCCTGCTCACACGCGAAGCCCTCGCAGGCCTCGTCGTGGCGCTCGCGCTCATCCCCGAGGCCATCTC
The window above is part of the Agrococcus sp. ARC_14 genome. Proteins encoded here:
- a CDS encoding FAD-binding oxidoreductase — translated: MSSRSSFIVVGAGVIGCSLADELSRRGHAVALIDAGEAASGTSAATFAWINANSKSPDEYRQLNYLGLQAHERASALGARWFHQTGMLQVAASGDEASQLERNVSNAALPAYGARMLTRSEVLELEPGIDPDVVVAGAVYPREGWLDVPTMCASLLEHSIARGAQYFPFEKVVGLDGSIVRTVAADGTERSHTANAVIIAAGNGTPSIARSAGLDFPLIDPEGNADAAGSPGASVGIISSTGPVAFGPRHFVRATGIAVRPARNGGVTFADHPTGGMWGINDPEIWSVPNLLLERVRRLYPSLREASTESVSLGKRVLPEDGLTIADWIDPANRIYAIGTHSGVTLSAHLATVVADEVTGGGRHESLERFALHRFNSAATHGVKAPAR
- a CDS encoding amino acid ABC transporter ATP-binding protein, whose translation is MSLDIEAGSVTCIVGPSGSGKSTLLRTINMMEALDGGAIFLKGAMIGHEIKGGHRVPVSGSVARRQTLNFGMVFQHFNLFPNYTALENVAIGPMLVRRAGKKDAHAAARRHLDQVGLGDRADHYPSELSGGQQQRVAIARALAMEPQILLFDEPTSALDPELVNEVLTVMRGLADAGSTMLVVTHEMRFAEEVADEIVMMDAGRVIETGAPSDLLHNPTTPRARKFFASVGTL
- a CDS encoding amino acid ABC transporter permease gives rise to the protein MPIKPRVGIGHWVTVVLAVYIGVVLVELFVFNANWNWDLVFAYLFSQVVLTGLLNTIVLTVLTTALGLVLGVLTAWCRMSDLVVLRTFAVLYIWLMRAMPPLVMLLLVFFWGALVPTFGIGIPFGPSIFEVPTNELVSRFSAAIIGLAIYLGAYSAEIIRGGVLALHSGQFEACKALGLPPVLAYQKILGPQLIRVITPSMANEVITIFKSTSLVSVIGYTELLTTVQTIYARNFETIPLLTVAVIWYLVLTSLAMVGQSQLEKHFGRGYIRRTPAKAKKNQPATATGANNAVL
- a CDS encoding ABC transporter substrate-binding protein; translated protein: MKRKFAGAIAGLALVGLLGGCANPSIDGASGPAAEDDIVAAVQTVEEIAAMVPAEYRERGGFTISINADVEPIKFVDDEGNIAGFNPDLLRAAARVLDLQPEFQEGTFDAMVPGLEAQRFDAIASVADFVERQTHIDFIDYLHNGTGIITSTTFEAEEITLEDLCGLSVGFARGTSQQVSLETVSADCETAGEPAISVNGYNDSAAGILSVQSGEADAFWGDYPQVAYNAQVNPDAFQVVYEEHTSILGIGIHKDNPELRDALQAALLHLVEDGTYDALLQRWGLQELALPEMAINSDISIER
- a CDS encoding GntR family transcriptional regulator, whose translation is MSTPRYLQIRANLEAQIASGELAPGAKLPTEAELQEQHGVSRSVAQRVLNELALAGLVTRRKRVGTHVAEGARQINVMRSVDPRIGATEIPGRMRVVSASVMPAGKAHAELPGVDTNEPVIELIRVRHDVQTDEPLVVEIAVLPFRLTPELLDEALEDVSVRQYFADQGVAIARSRMYFDPVLLEGPIASLLDIEPGICVLKRRRMMWQSDGRIAESAAYYLRPGAMEFYIEYSDPESQPS
- a CDS encoding HNH endonuclease signature motif containing protein, yielding MSTDAVQQPGAESGPEWLRGPRPAELAAALESTEPEAAPAPVTARAVAETAIRALVEVDAAIASLQAMRTQLLAGIGHVAIDDALAERLDPAVGLRDDACEIGLLQRRSDRTVEGELTQSMLQMERWPATIAAWGRASIHRGHVRVIEDIGAPLRDAAERAAFEAALIPQAEQTTPGRLRMLARRELEQYLTEPLAARHAEARTQRDVTVTDLDHGMSMVRGLLPTVLAHGIVDRLTQMARATGADDPRSFAELRADLFADLLLTADPNGAAIAGITALVSVVIPTNVLLGDDQQTGDDAVARLSNGAPIDPETARLLAGRTKLWTRLFTDPLRGHVVAVDSYKPSRRLRALLRARDQHCRWPGCTAKAVRCDIDHTVPWAAEGKTEHGNLAHLCRRHHVLKGAQLSGARRWKVEQVTPGVLAFTSPTGEVYIDQPPQVGPVFGERAPEAAPEPAWGAVVAGAQRVDLPF
- a CDS encoding MerR family transcriptional regulator, with translation MAGAIMHIGELAERTGLSLRTLRHWDEVGLVHASGRTEGGFRLYTGDDEQRVRLIMRMKPLGFSLEEMGELARALDVSPEAPLDGMAADRADYFRTESHERREKLAGQLAAADEFLRRIEPGTADAGS